A DNA window from Candidatus Bodocaedibacter vickermanii contains the following coding sequences:
- a CDS encoding uracil-DNA glycosylase: MKTNSDLKSLLETLQFLYDSGEVDVLDASPVNRLNAIKESKPAPVAPSVEELQDIKLLEKVSKTEARRKAEELAYNANTLDELYKALLSFEGCSLKTTAINTVFSDGVSTSDVMFVGEAPGADEDRLGKPFVGQSGQLLDKFLAAAGFSRSKNVYITNTIPWRPPGNRQPTPEENYICMPFLERHIELVQPKMIVMLGSTALKTLHNPKEGIVTLRGKWMPYTTSHKGFTVDTLPIFHPAFLLRSPSQKRLFWRDILSVRLRSETV; this comes from the coding sequence ATGAAAACAAATTCTGATCTTAAATCATTATTGGAAACGTTGCAGTTCTTATATGATTCGGGTGAGGTGGATGTGCTGGATGCATCACCTGTCAACCGTTTAAATGCAATTAAAGAATCGAAACCCGCACCAGTTGCACCGTCCGTGGAAGAATTGCAAGATATTAAATTATTAGAAAAAGTATCGAAAACTGAGGCTCGCCGTAAAGCGGAAGAACTTGCGTATAATGCCAATACATTAGACGAATTGTACAAAGCACTGCTGTCGTTTGAAGGATGTTCATTAAAAACAACGGCGATTAACACTGTGTTTTCTGATGGTGTTTCAACAAGTGACGTCATGTTTGTGGGTGAAGCCCCTGGTGCAGATGAGGATCGACTTGGGAAACCATTCGTGGGACAAAGTGGTCAGCTGTTGGATAAGTTTTTAGCGGCAGCGGGGTTTAGTCGATCAAAGAATGTCTATATCACGAATACGATACCGTGGCGCCCGCCAGGGAATCGCCAGCCGACTCCTGAAGAAAATTATATCTGCATGCCGTTTTTAGAACGTCATATCGAATTGGTGCAACCCAAGATGATCGTTATGTTGGGTTCAACCGCCTTAAAAACGCTCCATAATCCAAAAGAGGGGATCGTAACCCTACGCGGAAAATGGATGCCGTACACCACCAGCCATAAAGGCTTTACCGTAGATACTCTGCCAATCTTTCATCCCGCATTTCTGTTGCGTTCACCCAGTCAAAAACGTTTGTTCTGGCGTGATATATTAAGTGTGAGATTGAGGTCAGAAACTGTTTAA
- a CDS encoding ABC transporter substrate-binding protein has translation MKKAILSIFAAVMLMTSSTAAVNPAQAKEFISKLISEGILFWKDKPYDEQVVKFREVMETKFDLDGIAKRTIGEKLWGYMDTKQRSHYVAAFRQMLLNRYSKKFSNYGGQNIIVMDASPSVKTFPIGVDSPEPQPQIVVTSELRNSGGSPTKIEWFVGEENGKPTITDITMAGPSMVSTEQATFTGIQRSPENLKNARETCKNAGAGMNKCVADQLTQEVMKYMLSGNSN, from the coding sequence ATGAAAAAAGCAATTTTAAGTATATTTGCGGCTGTTATGTTGATGACATCATCCACAGCTGCAGTTAATCCAGCACAAGCTAAAGAGTTTATTTCAAAATTGATTTCTGAGGGCATTCTGTTTTGGAAAGATAAACCCTATGATGAGCAAGTTGTTAAATTTAGAGAAGTGATGGAAACTAAATTCGATTTAGATGGCATTGCTAAACGTACGATTGGTGAAAAGTTGTGGGGATATATGGATACAAAGCAACGATCCCACTATGTTGCAGCGTTTCGCCAAATGTTACTGAATCGATATTCGAAAAAGTTTAGCAACTATGGCGGTCAAAACATCATAGTGATGGATGCGAGCCCCTCTGTAAAAACGTTTCCGATTGGTGTTGATTCGCCAGAACCTCAACCGCAAATTGTGGTAACGTCTGAATTGCGCAATTCGGGTGGATCGCCTACAAAAATTGAATGGTTTGTTGGTGAAGAAAATGGCAAGCCTACAATTACTGATATCACCATGGCGGGGCCTAGCATGGTATCAACGGAGCAAGCAACGTTTACAGGGATTCAACGTAGTCCAGAGAATTTAAAAAATGCTAGAGAGACCTGTAAGAATGCGGGTGCTGGCATGAATAAATGTGTGGCGGATCAATTGACACAAGAAGTTATGAAATATATGTTGTCCGGTAATAGTAATTAG
- a CDS encoding MlaA family lipoprotein produces the protein MIENKHIKGWACGFLMLGISACESPIVSEEAASISTDDFGAEEHADPLDGFSRAMMELNFFLDDYLLQPAATAYKALTPDFVQTGVGNFTQYVKLPFYMVNDILQWKIDRFAQNFWVMTVNTFTGVGVVNGAGYFDVYAKPNDFGMTLHTWGAGPGFEVTLPFLGPTCFRDAVGSIVGLVIDPVSIAANYNDYRWANYGITGLGYVHSRSGYLGQLESLRKESYDPYVTIKSIVDQKRASELKENE, from the coding sequence ATGATAGAAAATAAGCATATCAAAGGCTGGGCATGTGGTTTCCTAATGTTGGGGATATCTGCCTGTGAATCGCCAATTGTTTCAGAAGAGGCTGCATCTATTTCGACCGATGATTTCGGAGCGGAAGAACATGCGGATCCACTGGATGGATTTAGCCGAGCCATGATGGAACTGAACTTCTTTTTGGACGATTATCTATTGCAGCCTGCCGCGACTGCGTATAAGGCTTTAACGCCAGACTTTGTTCAAACAGGCGTTGGTAATTTTACTCAATATGTTAAACTTCCTTTTTATATGGTCAATGATATCTTGCAATGGAAAATCGATCGTTTTGCTCAAAATTTCTGGGTAATGACGGTCAATACATTTACAGGCGTTGGTGTTGTTAATGGCGCAGGATATTTTGATGTGTATGCAAAACCGAATGATTTTGGAATGACATTACATACCTGGGGGGCGGGTCCAGGATTTGAGGTTACATTGCCATTCTTAGGACCAACTTGTTTTAGAGATGCTGTTGGCAGTATCGTAGGATTGGTAATAGATCCTGTAAGTATCGCTGCGAATTATAATGACTATCGCTGGGCTAATTACGGTATAACGGGGCTGGGGTATGTACATAGTCGATCGGGATATTTAGGACAACTTGAAAGTTTACGAAAAGAATCGTATGATCCCTATGTAACGATTAAAAGTATTGTTGATCAAAAACGAGCATCAGAATTAAAGGAAAACGAATGA
- the rpsI gene encoding 30S ribosomal protein S9: MSEKVSLNELKGALSTPVVASVATVEKKREYVRTVDKLGRAYATGKRKDAVARVWIKAGSGKVVINGQTQEVYFKRAVLRMMLNQPFQVTNRENNFDVMCTIKGGGLSGQAGALKHGISKALVGFEPDLRPVLKKEGFLTRDSRVVERKKYGKPKARRSFQFSKR, translated from the coding sequence ATGTCTGAAAAAGTTTCTTTAAACGAATTAAAAGGCGCTTTAAGCACGCCTGTTGTTGCATCAGTTGCAACGGTTGAAAAAAAGCGTGAGTATGTTCGCACCGTTGATAAATTAGGCCGTGCCTATGCAACGGGTAAGCGTAAAGATGCGGTTGCTCGCGTTTGGATTAAAGCTGGATCTGGTAAGGTCGTTATTAACGGTCAAACTCAGGAAGTATATTTCAAACGTGCTGTATTGCGCATGATGTTGAACCAACCTTTCCAAGTTACAAACCGTGAGAACAACTTTGACGTGATGTGCACTATTAAAGGTGGTGGTTTATCAGGTCAAGCCGGTGCGTTAAAGCATGGTATCAGTAAGGCTTTGGTTGGGTTTGAACCTGATCTTCGTCCAGTCTTGAAGAAGGAAGGTTTCCTAACTCGTGATAGTCGTGTGGTTGAACGTAAGAAATACGGTAAGCCAAAAGCACGTCGTAGCTTCCAGTTCTCTAAGCGTTAA
- the rplM gene encoding 50S ribosomal protein L13, with protein MKTYSMKASEIQKNWIIIDAENLVLGRMASIVARILKGKHKPNYTPHMDCGDHVVIINAEKIALTGNKREDKIYYRHTGYMGGIRQRTAGQILDSRFPERVVEKAVERMITRNPLGRDCMRALHVYKGADHPHGGQQPQKLDIASMNSKNTRSA; from the coding sequence ATGAAGACATATTCAATGAAGGCCAGCGAAATCCAAAAGAATTGGATTATTATTGATGCAGAAAACCTAGTATTAGGACGTATGGCATCAATCGTGGCACGAATTTTAAAAGGTAAGCACAAACCAAATTACACTCCTCATATGGATTGTGGTGATCATGTTGTGATTATCAATGCAGAGAAAATTGCATTAACGGGCAACAAACGCGAAGATAAAATATATTACAGACATACTGGATATATGGGCGGAATTAGACAACGTACTGCAGGTCAAATTTTGGATAGCCGTTTTCCAGAGCGCGTTGTTGAAAAAGCGGTTGAACGTATGATTACACGTAACCCATTGGGTCGCGATTGTATGCGTGCATTGCATGTATACAAAGGTGCGGATCATCCTCATGGGGGACAACAACCTCAAAAGTTGGATATTGCATCCATGAACTCTAAGAATACAAGGAGCGCATAA
- a CDS encoding ABC transporter substrate-binding protein has protein sequence MKRIRKIALSTSVCTLGLLGTLCAFVYGPVWYVVNVPTHPAIDETRVGMIRELKAQGLVPGKTVDIDIESDGGNLISVQKIEDSKAKKLNKIHVAIGTSIAQSVKKNMSPESYLVFSSVTDPVGAGLIKHAEKPEGRVTGVSNAVPAYPQLKFFHTLYPKMKTIGFFYNPAESNSVHVLHDVQSAAAKLGLEVVHGVVNTPKDLEAVAEKMSKVDAFFSSNDNTVASEFGDLIREGDKRKIPVFTSDTALIKYGALAAYGVNQHEVGRVTALMVIRLLKGESVANIPMVTVSEPNRVLNDQKAKMLGLTFDPETLKQVDKHWPEGWFTDFKNWIKNLF, from the coding sequence ATGAAACGAATAAGAAAAATTGCTTTGTCAACGAGCGTCTGTACTTTAGGTTTATTAGGTACGTTGTGCGCCTTTGTATACGGTCCAGTTTGGTACGTGGTTAATGTGCCGACTCATCCTGCGATTGATGAAACGCGCGTTGGGATGATTCGGGAATTAAAGGCGCAAGGACTAGTTCCAGGTAAAACAGTGGATATCGACATTGAAAGTGATGGCGGCAACCTAATTAGCGTTCAAAAAATTGAAGATTCAAAAGCTAAAAAATTGAATAAAATTCATGTAGCTATTGGGACTAGTATTGCTCAAAGCGTAAAGAAGAATATGTCGCCAGAGTCATATTTGGTGTTTAGTTCGGTAACAGATCCAGTGGGCGCAGGTTTAATTAAGCACGCTGAAAAACCAGAAGGTCGTGTTACAGGCGTATCCAACGCTGTGCCGGCTTATCCTCAATTAAAGTTTTTTCATACCCTGTACCCAAAGATGAAAACGATTGGTTTCTTCTATAACCCAGCAGAGTCGAATTCTGTACATGTATTGCATGATGTTCAATCTGCTGCGGCTAAGTTAGGTTTGGAAGTAGTTCATGGTGTTGTTAACACTCCTAAAGATCTTGAAGCCGTTGCTGAGAAAATGAGTAAAGTGGACGCATTTTTCTCAAGCAATGATAATACGGTGGCATCAGAATTTGGCGATTTAATTCGTGAAGGGGATAAGCGGAAGATCCCCGTATTTACAAGTGATACTGCCTTAATCAAATATGGTGCATTGGCTGCATATGGTGTTAATCAACATGAAGTTGGGCGTGTTACCGCATTAATGGTGATTCGCTTGTTAAAGGGAGAATCTGTGGCAAATATTCCCATGGTAACGGTTAGCGAACCCAATCGTGTATTGAATGATCAAAAAGCAAAAATGTTAGGATTAACGTTTGATCCAGAGACGTTAAAACAAGTAGATAAGCACTGGCCAGAAGGTTGGTTTACTGATTTTAAGAATTGGATTAAAAATTTGTTTTAA
- a CDS encoding lysine--tRNA ligase, whose product MSQIIGRSWPFIEAQKLVERYRQAPPKKGYVLFETGYGPSGLPHIGTFGEVARTTMVRHAFEQLSDIPTKLFSFSDDMDGLRKVPDNIPNKELVAKHLGKPLTKVPDPFEKFNSFGEHNNAMLQSFLDSFGFQYEFQSSTHYYTNGLFDEKLQAVLNNYDAIMDIMLPSLGAERQATYSPFLPVCTRTGVVLQVPMIERNSSKGTIVYLDPETNEKIEVSIFGGACKLQWKVDWAMRWAALGVDYEMAGKDLIDSVKLASKIVRVLGGQAPEGFNYELFLDGEGQKISKSKGNGLTMEDWLTYAPHESLALYMFQSPKSAKKLHFDVIPRQVDDYLTWIEKYQTQSPEERVDNPVWHIYAGNPPKPENGPSFNMLLNLAGVCNTEDKAVLWQFLTRYNKELTPEKAPFTDRLMAYAIQYYKDFIVPAKQYRNAADFEVDVLNELANTLETMLADATAEDIQFQVYEIGKKYPFEDLKAWFKVLYEVLLGQEQGPRMGSFFALYGLKESVKLIRDAVSR is encoded by the coding sequence ATGAGTCAAATTATAGGTCGGTCATGGCCGTTTATCGAGGCGCAAAAGTTAGTCGAACGCTATCGTCAGGCACCACCTAAAAAAGGATATGTCTTGTTTGAAACAGGATATGGACCTTCAGGATTACCGCATATTGGAACATTTGGTGAGGTTGCGCGGACAACCATGGTACGCCATGCGTTTGAACAACTGTCAGATATTCCAACAAAATTATTCTCATTTTCGGATGATATGGATGGATTACGTAAAGTTCCAGATAATATTCCTAATAAAGAGTTAGTTGCCAAACACTTAGGAAAACCGCTGACAAAGGTACCAGACCCCTTTGAAAAATTTAACAGTTTTGGTGAACATAACAATGCGATGTTGCAATCGTTTTTGGATTCCTTTGGGTTTCAATACGAATTTCAAAGTTCAACACATTATTATACGAACGGATTGTTTGATGAAAAGTTACAAGCCGTATTGAATAATTATGATGCAATCATGGACATTATGCTGCCATCCTTAGGGGCAGAGCGTCAAGCAACATACAGCCCGTTTTTGCCTGTGTGTACACGTACAGGTGTTGTGTTGCAAGTTCCCATGATTGAACGTAACTCATCCAAAGGGACAATCGTTTATTTAGATCCTGAGACGAATGAAAAGATCGAAGTGTCTATATTCGGTGGAGCGTGTAAGCTGCAGTGGAAAGTTGACTGGGCAATGCGCTGGGCTGCCCTTGGCGTTGATTATGAAATGGCCGGTAAGGACTTGATTGATTCTGTAAAATTAGCCTCTAAGATTGTACGCGTGTTAGGCGGTCAAGCGCCTGAAGGATTTAACTATGAATTGTTTTTGGACGGTGAAGGTCAAAAGATTTCAAAGTCAAAAGGCAATGGATTAACCATGGAAGATTGGTTAACCTATGCTCCCCATGAAAGCTTGGCGTTGTACATGTTCCAATCGCCAAAGAGCGCGAAAAAGTTACACTTTGACGTAATACCCCGTCAGGTAGATGATTATTTAACGTGGATTGAGAAGTACCAAACGCAATCACCAGAAGAGCGTGTAGACAATCCTGTGTGGCATATTTATGCCGGTAATCCACCAAAACCAGAAAATGGTCCAAGTTTTAACATGTTGTTAAACTTAGCGGGTGTATGTAATACGGAAGACAAGGCTGTTTTATGGCAGTTTTTAACGCGCTATAATAAGGAGTTAACGCCTGAAAAAGCACCGTTTACAGATCGTTTAATGGCCTATGCGATTCAATATTATAAAGACTTTATTGTGCCAGCTAAACAATATCGTAATGCTGCGGATTTTGAGGTTGATGTATTGAATGAATTAGCAAACACCTTGGAAACTATGCTTGCTGATGCAACGGCTGAAGATATTCAGTTTCAGGTGTATGAGATTGGTAAAAAATACCCCTTTGAAGATCTGAAGGCTTGGTTTAAAGTATTATATGAAGTGTTACTGGGGCAAGAGCAAGGCCCAAGAATGGGATCCTTTTTTGCCCTGTATGGGTTGAAAGAATCCGTGAAATTAATTCGTGATGCAGTGTCACGATAG
- a CDS encoding NUDIX domain-containing protein, whose translation MTLDMYPLIVNLILEREGKIVMIYREHTKVYQHAYALPAGKVEKGESLKHNIIREAKEEIGITLHPDDVSLAVTLWAKYNNEAGDNIEDVGFFFKASRYEGEVINAEPHKHGHIKWVSLNELPENTLTFTRVALEAYRDGRDYVEYVD comes from the coding sequence ATGACATTAGACATGTATCCATTAATAGTGAATTTGATTTTAGAACGTGAGGGTAAAATCGTAATGATTTACCGTGAACATACAAAAGTATATCAACACGCCTATGCATTGCCGGCTGGTAAGGTCGAAAAAGGCGAGTCGTTAAAGCACAATATTATTCGCGAAGCTAAAGAAGAAATTGGCATTACCTTGCATCCTGACGATGTGTCGTTGGCAGTTACGTTATGGGCTAAGTATAACAATGAAGCTGGGGACAACATTGAAGATGTTGGTTTTTTCTTTAAGGCAAGTCGATATGAAGGTGAGGTCATTAATGCAGAACCCCATAAACATGGTCATATTAAATGGGTGTCGTTAAATGAGTTGCCAGAAAATACGTTAACGTTCACCCGAGTGGCCTTGGAAGCGTATCGAGATGGTAGAGATTATGTGGAGTATGTAGATTAA
- the ettA gene encoding energy-dependent translational throttle protein EttA gives MASYQYVYVMKELSKAYPGGKKVLNNIWLSFLPGVKIGIIGTNGSGKSTLMKIMGGMDKEFNGEAWAAEGATVGYLAQEPQLDETLTVEQNVMLGLGEVVTWVDRFNEITAKFSEPMTDDEMNDLITEQGDLQEKIDAANAWDLSRTVEIAMDALRCPPGDSAVSTLSGGERRRVALCKLLLQKPDLLLLDEPTNHLDAESVAWLERHLQEYKGTVVLVTHDRYFLDNVVSWILELDRGEGIPFEGNYSAWLEAKQKRLGQEQKEESDRQKQLADELEWIRQSPKARQSKSKARITAYENLLAESQNVNLSMNQITIPAGPRLGNVVIEADNVSKGFSDRMLFEKLAFRLPPGGIVGVIGPNGAGKTTTFRMMTGQETPDTGTMRIGDSVQLSYVDQSRDALNPNKTVWEEISDGQEDVYIGKKAIKSRAYASWFNFKGTDQQKKVGMLSGGERNRVHLAKVLKTGGNVLLLDEPTNDLDVETLRSLEEALLNFAGCAVIISHDRFFLDRIATHILAFEGDSQVVWFEGNYADYEADLKRRMGDAYAGPSRIKYKPLVRA, from the coding sequence ATGGCAAGTTATCAATACGTATATGTAATGAAGGAACTATCTAAAGCCTACCCAGGTGGCAAGAAAGTCCTCAACAATATTTGGCTATCATTTCTACCGGGTGTGAAAATCGGTATTATCGGAACGAACGGTTCAGGTAAAAGTACGCTGATGAAAATCATGGGAGGCATGGACAAAGAATTTAACGGCGAAGCCTGGGCTGCAGAAGGTGCAACGGTTGGGTATTTGGCGCAAGAACCACAATTGGATGAAACGTTAACGGTTGAACAAAACGTTATGCTGGGTCTGGGTGAAGTTGTTACGTGGGTGGATCGTTTCAATGAAATCACAGCAAAGTTTTCTGAACCTATGACCGATGATGAAATGAATGATCTCATCACTGAACAAGGCGACCTGCAGGAAAAGATTGATGCTGCAAATGCATGGGATTTATCTCGCACGGTTGAAATTGCGATGGACGCATTGCGATGCCCTCCAGGTGATAGTGCGGTCTCAACCCTATCTGGGGGTGAACGCCGTCGTGTTGCATTATGTAAATTACTGTTACAAAAACCTGACTTATTGTTACTGGACGAGCCGACAAACCATTTGGACGCTGAATCTGTAGCTTGGTTAGAACGCCATTTACAAGAATATAAAGGAACCGTTGTGCTGGTCACGCACGATCGTTATTTCTTGGATAACGTTGTCAGCTGGATTTTGGAATTAGACCGTGGTGAAGGCATTCCGTTTGAGGGTAACTACTCAGCATGGTTAGAAGCAAAACAAAAACGATTGGGACAAGAACAGAAAGAAGAATCTGACCGCCAGAAACAATTGGCCGATGAATTGGAATGGATTCGACAATCCCCCAAAGCACGACAATCAAAAAGCAAAGCTCGTATTACGGCTTATGAAAACTTATTGGCTGAAAGTCAAAATGTAAATTTAAGCATGAACCAAATCACGATTCCGGCAGGCCCTCGTCTAGGTAATGTGGTGATTGAGGCTGATAATGTATCAAAAGGATTTTCTGATCGTATGCTGTTTGAAAAACTTGCGTTTCGATTACCTCCTGGTGGTATCGTTGGTGTAATTGGTCCAAACGGTGCCGGAAAAACAACAACCTTCCGAATGATGACAGGACAAGAAACACCAGATACTGGAACGATGCGCATTGGTGATAGCGTACAGTTATCGTATGTGGATCAAAGCCGTGATGCGCTTAACCCCAACAAAACGGTATGGGAAGAAATCTCCGATGGTCAGGAAGACGTCTATATTGGAAAGAAAGCCATAAAATCACGGGCGTATGCGTCTTGGTTTAACTTTAAGGGAACAGATCAACAAAAGAAAGTTGGAATGTTATCGGGCGGAGAACGCAATCGTGTGCATCTTGCAAAAGTCTTAAAGACCGGTGGTAACGTATTGTTATTAGACGAACCGACAAACGACTTAGACGTTGAAACTCTGCGTTCACTGGAAGAAGCATTGCTTAATTTCGCAGGCTGTGCCGTTATCATCAGCCACGATCGTTTCTTCTTAGACCGTATTGCGACGCATATTTTAGCCTTTGAAGGTGACAGCCAGGTTGTATGGTTTGAAGGAAACTATGCTGACTATGAAGCTGACTTGAAACGCCGCATGGGTGATGCTTATGCTGGACCAAGCCGTATAAAATACAAACCTCTCGTTCGCGCCTAA
- a CDS encoding ImmA/IrrE family metallo-endopeptidase: protein MKLSPKIQKRISELQVDSYSGYELSLEKICKELNLACFEADLDDGLSGLLLKEGESYSIYVNNNHAFSRQRFTIAHEIGHYVSYLMNSFSKDELEKEGRFEDKAVTFRKDGAYSDAETEANMIAAELLMPKEKVAELLKQELSPEEMADLFYVSPSAMTIRLQTLYPSLSII, encoded by the coding sequence ATGAAGTTAAGTCCCAAAATTCAAAAACGTATTAGTGAGCTGCAAGTTGATAGCTATAGCGGATATGAGCTGTCCCTTGAAAAAATATGTAAAGAATTGAACCTAGCATGTTTTGAGGCTGACTTAGACGATGGGTTAAGTGGGTTGCTTCTTAAAGAAGGTGAAAGTTACAGCATTTATGTGAATAACAATCATGCATTTTCACGCCAACGATTTACCATAGCCCACGAGATTGGTCATTATGTATCCTACTTAATGAATAGTTTTTCAAAAGATGAACTTGAAAAAGAAGGTCGTTTTGAAGACAAAGCCGTGACGTTTAGAAAAGACGGCGCTTATTCTGATGCAGAAACAGAAGCAAATATGATTGCTGCTGAATTATTAATGCCTAAAGAAAAAGTTGCGGAGTTATTAAAACAAGAACTAAGTCCAGAAGAAATGGCAGACCTGTTTTATGTGTCACCATCCGCAATGACGATTCGGTTGCAAACGTTATATCCAAGCCTTTCTATTATCTAA
- the priA gene encoding replication restart helicase PriA, giving the protein MHFRYDILLPLPQDQLYTYLSDHPLEIGTLVDVPFGKRNVPGVIWNETDPNYHPEFQIKPINQAWDLPPLSNATRKLIDWSAPYYMTPRGNCLKMTLTGLPDVGYAPRKKYGNFIDPKDCPRDFPLTPDQTIAAESIQTAIRSNTYKTFLLDGVTGSGKTEVYYEALLEAIRQERQVLILLPEITLTQQWLDRFKHRFGVLPARWHSSLKQTERLHTWQQIINGHASVVVGARSALFLPFKRLGLIVVDEEHDGSYKQDEGVHYHARDLAVVRARFESCPLVLASATPSIESYHNANEGKYALLTLSERFGSAGTPTAHVIDLRQKTEQVGRGHYVSTSLIKAVHETVKRNEQAILFLNRRGFAPLTLCTECGHKVACPDCSAHMVHHRTHASYATLQCHHCGLSIKAHSDCHDCGSVGTLSEWGVGIDRLTDEIKQKCPDARIMTVSSDHITHETHLEELYHALNNHTVDIVIGTQLMAKGHDFSNVTLVGIVDADSGLMAQDVRAAEHTYQLLHQVAGRCGRGDKPGHVYIQTFAPHHPVIQALKTFDRDTFLYLELHNRETGHLPPFSRQAGLVITADTEDLVKQVCGHLLQTAPQKPDVMVFGPAPAPLMKLRGKYRYRFLIQSSKQTLLQPYLHTWLNAVNIPRNIKLTLDIDPISFY; this is encoded by the coding sequence ATGCATTTTCGTTACGACATATTATTACCTTTACCCCAAGATCAACTCTATACGTATCTTTCCGATCATCCGTTAGAGATTGGAACTCTTGTGGATGTTCCTTTTGGTAAACGTAATGTGCCTGGTGTCATTTGGAATGAAACCGATCCAAATTACCATCCTGAATTTCAGATAAAGCCAATCAACCAAGCGTGGGATTTACCCCCCTTATCGAATGCTACGCGTAAGCTCATTGATTGGTCAGCACCGTATTATATGACGCCCAGGGGCAATTGTCTAAAAATGACGTTAACGGGATTACCCGACGTTGGATATGCACCGCGAAAAAAATATGGGAATTTTATTGATCCAAAAGACTGCCCCAGGGATTTCCCCCTCACGCCAGATCAAACAATTGCCGCAGAATCAATCCAGACTGCAATTCGTTCAAACACATATAAAACCTTCTTGCTGGATGGAGTGACGGGCTCTGGAAAAACTGAGGTGTATTATGAAGCCTTATTAGAAGCTATTCGTCAAGAACGACAGGTATTAATTTTACTGCCAGAAATCACCCTCACCCAACAATGGTTAGATCGCTTTAAACACCGATTTGGTGTTCTGCCTGCCCGATGGCATTCATCCTTAAAACAAACGGAACGGCTGCATACATGGCAGCAGATCATCAATGGACATGCATCGGTCGTTGTTGGCGCACGATCCGCTTTATTTTTACCCTTTAAACGCTTAGGCTTAATTGTGGTCGACGAAGAACACGATGGATCATATAAACAAGACGAAGGCGTACATTATCATGCCCGAGATTTGGCGGTTGTACGGGCTCGATTTGAATCCTGTCCGTTGGTACTCGCCTCTGCAACCCCATCCATTGAAAGCTATCATAATGCTAATGAAGGCAAATATGCGCTTTTAACCCTGAGTGAACGGTTTGGAAGTGCTGGCACTCCGACGGCTCATGTCATTGATTTACGACAGAAAACCGAACAGGTGGGACGCGGTCATTATGTATCCACCAGTTTAATCAAAGCCGTACACGAAACCGTAAAACGTAACGAACAAGCCATTTTATTTTTAAACCGCAGAGGTTTTGCCCCACTGACCTTATGTACAGAATGCGGTCACAAAGTCGCCTGTCCAGATTGCAGCGCGCATATGGTACATCACAGAACTCATGCATCGTATGCAACATTACAGTGTCATCATTGCGGTTTATCCATCAAAGCACACTCCGATTGCCACGACTGCGGCAGCGTTGGGACACTCAGCGAATGGGGAGTTGGAATCGACCGACTGACCGATGAAATCAAACAAAAATGTCCCGATGCCCGAATTATGACTGTCAGCAGTGATCATATCACCCATGAAACGCATCTTGAAGAACTCTATCACGCATTAAACAATCACACAGTTGACATTGTCATCGGAACACAACTAATGGCAAAAGGACACGACTTTTCAAACGTTACACTGGTTGGAATTGTTGATGCTGATTCTGGATTAATGGCTCAAGACGTTCGCGCTGCAGAACATACCTATCAGCTATTGCATCAAGTCGCTGGACGTTGTGGTCGAGGCGATAAACCAGGTCACGTTTATATTCAAACGTTTGCTCCACACCACCCCGTCATTCAAGCCCTTAAAACCTTTGATAGGGATACCTTTTTATACTTAGAGCTGCATAACAGAGAAACCGGACATCTCCCCCCGTTCAGTCGTCAAGCAGGCCTTGTCATTACAGCAGATACCGAAGATCTCGTAAAACAGGTGTGCGGACACTTATTACAAACAGCACCCCAAAAACCCGATGTTATGGTCTTTGGTCCTGCCCCTGCACCGCTAATGAAACTTCGTGGAAAATACCGCTATCGTTTTTTAATTCAAAGCTCAAAACAAACGTTGTTGCAACCCTATTTGCACACTTGGCTAAACGCCGTGAATATCCCACGCAACATCAAATTAACCCTCGATATCGACCCCATTAGTTTTTACTAA